The Campylobacter sp. MIT 12-8780 genome has a window encoding:
- a CDS encoding lysophospholipid acyltransferase family protein — protein sequence MKKICKKIKAFLYLFFFIISVLVVFICFYTTSSQDKIWRIRKNWAKLQGKVFGFDYELEGKFDPNAQMILMNHQSMLDIIALEALYPRNLCWIAKKELGELPIFKIAMKKPKLLCIDRKNPRDLVRILKEAKERLSENRVLAIFPEGTRSKTPKMLKFQSGAKVLAEKLSLKVQPILIVDSALILDSKAFALGSGTLKLIALPCVDTSEASWLENTRKKMQTRLDDERAKCF from the coding sequence ATGAAAAAGATTTGCAAGAAAATTAAAGCCTTTTTGTATTTGTTTTTTTTCATCATAAGTGTTTTGGTGGTATTTATCTGCTTTTATACCACTTCTTCGCAAGATAAAATTTGGCGCATACGTAAAAATTGGGCAAAGTTGCAAGGTAAGGTTTTTGGCTTTGATTATGAGCTAGAGGGCAAATTTGATCCAAACGCTCAAATGATACTTATGAATCATCAATCAATGCTTGATATTATCGCTCTTGAGGCTTTATATCCAAGGAATTTGTGCTGGATCGCTAAAAAAGAACTTGGCGAGCTTCCTATCTTTAAAATTGCGATGAAAAAACCAAAACTTCTTTGCATAGATAGAAAAAATCCAAGAGATTTGGTGCGTATCTTAAAAGAAGCAAAAGAAAGACTGAGCGAAAATCGTGTTTTAGCCATCTTTCCAGAAGGCACTCGCTCAAAGACGCCAAAAATGCTTAAATTTCAAAGTGGAGCAAAGGTGCTAGCTGAAAAGCTAAGCCTAAAAGTCCAACCCATACTCATCGTTGATTCAGCCCTAATCCTTGATAGCAAAGCTTTTGCCCTAGGCAGTGGCACACTCAAACTCATCGCCCTACCCTGCGTAGATACAAGCGAGGCAAGCTGGCTTGAAAACACCAGAAAAAAAATGCAAACAAGGCTTGATGATGAAAGAGCTAAATGCTTTTAA
- a CDS encoding ANL family adenylate-forming protein, with protein MAEFKNAFLQKLLDFKENTALICDDEFISYDELLALVQDFVKSLQALKVKHIALVGNFDKQSIAMLLACLECSKIVALIHEEDKDFILKASEAQCDYIFKEGILKPFKEENSAKNQLFDRLKNEAGLIIFSSGTTGKPKVIVHNLTTLCASFLHKKPKKLCVLLFLMFDHIGGLNTLLNSLAMGACAVALKNRKDIKALALAIEKYKISLLPASVSLLNLMLLSGVKDEFDLSSLRMISYGTEKMPDSLLVRLKKVFKGVKFHQSFGTSEVGISQSKTYENAIKLENMDYKIINGELFLKSQTQSLGYLNADNSVFDEDGYFATGDLVELFYKDGEEFIKIIGRSKELINVGGEKCLPSEVEDILLSFEGIEDVLVYGASNALTGQSVTAKIVLHSRLKELPKSELRARIKAFCKDKLANYKIPSKFEFVDELELTNRGKKARA; from the coding sequence ATGGCTGAGTTTAAAAATGCCTTTTTGCAAAAACTTTTAGATTTTAAAGAAAACACCGCTTTAATATGTGATGATGAGTTTATAAGTTATGACGAGCTTTTGGCTTTGGTACAAGATTTTGTTAAAAGCTTACAAGCACTTAAGGTAAAGCATATAGCCTTAGTAGGCAATTTTGATAAACAAAGTATAGCCATGCTTTTAGCTTGCTTAGAGTGTTCTAAAATTGTTGCTTTAATACATGAAGAAGATAAAGACTTTATACTTAAAGCAAGTGAGGCTCAATGTGATTATATCTTTAAAGAAGGCATTTTAAAGCCTTTTAAGGAAGAAAATTCAGCTAAAAATCAGCTTTTTGATAGACTTAAAAATGAAGCTGGCTTAATCATCTTTTCAAGTGGAACAACCGGCAAGCCAAAGGTTATAGTGCATAATTTAACTACGCTTTGTGCTAGTTTTTTGCATAAAAAACCTAAAAAACTTTGCGTGTTACTTTTTTTGATGTTTGATCATATAGGTGGGTTAAATACCCTTTTAAATTCTTTAGCTATGGGAGCTTGTGCAGTAGCACTTAAAAATAGAAAAGATATTAAAGCTCTAGCTTTAGCTATAGAAAAATACAAGATTTCCCTACTTCCTGCTTCAGTAAGTTTGCTCAATCTTATGCTTTTAAGTGGGGTTAAAGATGAGTTTGATTTAAGTTCTTTAAGAATGATAAGTTATGGCACTGAAAAAATGCCAGATTCTTTACTTGTAAGGCTTAAAAAGGTATTTAAAGGGGTAAAATTTCACCAAAGTTTTGGCACAAGTGAGGTTGGAATTTCTCAAAGCAAAACTTATGAAAATGCTATAAAGCTTGAAAATATGGACTATAAAATCATTAATGGTGAACTTTTTTTAAAATCACAAACGCAAAGTTTGGGTTATTTAAATGCTGATAATTCTGTTTTTGATGAAGATGGGTATTTTGCTACTGGGGATTTGGTTGAGCTTTTTTATAAAGATGGGGAGGAATTTATCAAGATTATAGGCAGGAGCAAAGAACTTATCAATGTGGGTGGAGAAAAATGTTTGCCAAGTGAGGTTGAGGATATTCTTTTAAGCTTTGAAGGTATAGAAGATGTTCTTGTTTATGGGGCAAGTAATGCTCTTACTGGACAAAGTGTAACGGCTAAAATTGTGCTTCATTCAAGATTGAAAGAACTTCCTAAAAGTGAGCTTAGAGCTAGGATTAAAGCTTTTTGTAAGGATAAGCTTGCAAATTACAAAATCCCTAGCAAATTTGAATTTGTAGATGAATTAGAGCTTACAAATAGAGGCAAGAAAGCAAGAGCTTAG
- a CDS encoding SDR family NAD(P)-dependent oxidoreductase → MRTSKKLILISGTRKGIGKFLSEYFLEQGFIVCGCSRGKASIIHANYRHFELDISDEKAVKAMLRAIKTEFKTIDILINNAGIAAMNHIFTTPLDTAKRVFDTNFFGTFLLCREVTKMMSLAQKDHLRQNATPLAFRIINFSTVAVGLRLEGEAVYAASKASVALFTQILAKEIAPFHISVNALAPTPVRTDLIKNVPDHKLDELLEKQVIKRFGTYEDVLHVIEFFMSEKSEFITGQVLYLGGVNG, encoded by the coding sequence ATGAGAACAAGTAAAAAACTTATTCTTATTAGTGGGACACGAAAGGGCATAGGAAAATTTTTAAGTGAGTATTTTTTAGAACAAGGTTTTATAGTTTGTGGTTGTTCAAGAGGCAAGGCAAGCATTATACATGCTAATTATAGGCATTTTGAGCTTGATATAAGTGATGAAAAAGCTGTAAAAGCAATGTTAAGAGCTATTAAAACCGAGTTTAAAACTATTGATATATTGATTAATAATGCTGGTATAGCTGCTATGAATCATATTTTTACCACTCCGCTTGATACAGCTAAAAGGGTTTTTGATACGAATTTCTTTGGCACTTTTTTACTTTGTAGAGAGGTTACAAAGATGATGAGTTTAGCTCAAAAAGATCATTTAAGGCAAAATGCTACACCTTTAGCTTTTCGTATCATTAATTTTAGCACGGTTGCTGTTGGTTTAAGATTGGAAGGTGAAGCTGTGTATGCAGCAAGTAAGGCAAGCGTAGCTTTATTTACGCAAATTTTAGCTAAAGAAATAGCCCCTTTTCATATCAGTGTAAATGCCCTTGCACCTACACCAGTGCGAACCGATTTAATTAAAAATGTTCCAGATCATAAACTTGATGAGCTTTTAGAAAAACAAGTTATTAAAAGATTTGGCACTTATGAGGATGTGCTTCACGTCATAGAGTTTTTTATGAGTGAAAAAAGCGAATTTATTACAGGACAGGTGCTTTATTTAGGGGGCGTAAATGGCTGA
- the htpG gene encoding molecular chaperone HtpG, protein MQFQTEVNQLLQLMIHSLYSNKEIFLRELVSNASDALDKLTYLSVSDDKYKSLKFTPRIDIKFNSEAKTLSISDNGIGMDKDDLINHLGTIAKSGTKSFLANLSGDAKKDSQLIGQFGVGFYSAFMVASKIEVLSKKALDDKAYLWTGTAEGYEIEEAKKEEQGTAITLFLNDDEFLNPYRIETIIAKYSNHIQFPIFMEKEEFIPLTEEEQKQDPRPEPKKELKIVQINTANALWRQNKANLKAEDYEKFYEQTFHDSQKPLLYIHTKSEGKFEYNTLFYIPSTAPFDLYRVDYQSGLKLYVKRVFISDDDKELMPSYLRFVRGIIDVEDLPLNVSREILQENVILKAVQEASVKKILSELAKLKTKDEAKYKEFFTTFGKVLKEGLYGFGNDKENLIKLMLFKSTKAEGLTSLEAYKSRLKEDQKEIFYICGTNESLLKSSPLLESYKSKDIEVLLLDDEIDTIIAPSLPEFEGLKFVAINQQADETPLDEKTQEEFAPILAQFKELLKDEVDDVRATSRLSESPSCIVYDKNKPDFAMQQLLKQMGQEQHIKPILELNPKHPIFEKLKNNPTYAPDIAEILLTMAKLSEGMGIENPAQFNQSLSKIVLKALQ, encoded by the coding sequence ATGCAGTTTCAAACTGAAGTCAATCAGCTTTTACAGCTTATGATTCACTCTTTATATTCAAACAAAGAAATTTTTTTAAGAGAACTTGTATCAAATGCAAGCGATGCCCTTGATAAACTTACTTATCTCAGTGTGAGTGATGACAAATACAAAAGCTTAAAATTCACACCCCGCATAGACATCAAATTTAACAGCGAGGCAAAAACCCTAAGCATAAGCGACAATGGCATAGGTATGGATAAGGACGATCTTATCAATCATCTTGGCACCATAGCAAAAAGCGGCACCAAAAGCTTTTTAGCGAATTTAAGCGGGGACGCTAAAAAAGACAGCCAACTCATAGGACAATTTGGCGTTGGCTTTTATTCAGCCTTTATGGTGGCAAGCAAAATCGAAGTTTTAAGCAAAAAAGCCCTTGATGATAAAGCTTATCTTTGGACAGGCACAGCTGAGGGCTATGAGATAGAAGAAGCAAAAAAAGAAGAACAAGGCACAGCCATCACGCTTTTTTTAAATGATGATGAGTTTTTAAACCCTTACCGCATAGAAACTATCATCGCAAAATACTCAAACCACATTCAATTTCCAATTTTTATGGAAAAAGAAGAATTTATCCCACTTACCGAAGAAGAACAAAAGCAAGATCCACGCCCAGAGCCTAAAAAAGAGCTAAAAATAGTGCAAATTAACACCGCAAATGCTCTTTGGAGACAAAATAAAGCAAATTTAAAAGCTGAAGATTATGAGAAATTTTACGAACAAACCTTTCATGATAGTCAAAAACCACTGCTTTATATCCACACCAAAAGCGAAGGTAAATTTGAATATAATACCCTTTTTTACATACCAAGCACAGCTCCTTTTGATCTTTACAGAGTAGATTATCAAAGTGGGCTTAAGCTTTATGTTAAACGCGTGTTTATCAGTGATGATGATAAAGAACTAATGCCTAGTTACTTGCGTTTTGTGCGTGGGATTATTGATGTTGAGGACTTACCGCTTAATGTAAGTAGGGAAATTTTACAAGAAAATGTCATCTTAAAAGCCGTGCAAGAAGCAAGCGTAAAGAAAATTTTAAGCGAGCTAGCCAAGCTTAAAACAAAAGATGAAGCAAAATACAAAGAATTTTTTACTACCTTTGGTAAAGTGCTTAAAGAAGGGCTTTACGGCTTTGGTAATGATAAAGAAAATTTAATCAAACTTATGCTCTTTAAAAGCACAAAAGCTGAGGGGCTAACTAGTCTTGAAGCTTACAAAAGTCGCTTAAAAGAGGATCAAAAAGAAATTTTTTATATTTGTGGGACAAATGAAAGTTTGCTTAAAAGCTCGCCTTTGCTTGAAAGCTATAAAAGCAAAGATATAGAAGTGCTTTTACTTGATGATGAGATCGATACTATCATCGCACCAAGCTTGCCTGAGTTTGAGGGGCTTAAATTTGTAGCGATTAACCAGCAAGCTGATGAAACCCCACTTGATGAAAAAACTCAAGAAGAGTTTGCACCTATCTTAGCGCAATTTAAAGAACTTTTAAAAGATGAAGTTGATGATGTGCGCGCTACTTCAAGGCTAAGTGAAAGCCCAAGTTGTATAGTGTATGATAAAAACAAGCCAGATTTTGCTATGCAACAACTCTTAAAACAAATGGGACAAGAACAGCACATCAAGCCTATCTTAGAACTTAACCCAAAACACCCTATCTTTGAAAAGCTTAAAAATAACCCAACTTATGCTCCTGACATAGCTGAAATTCTTCTAACTATGGCAAAACTAAGCGAGGGTATGGGGATAGAAAACCCAGCCCAGTTTAACCAAAGCTTAAGTAAAATCGTTTTGAAAGCCTTGCAATGA
- a CDS encoding rhodanese-like domain-containing protein, translated as MIQSVMISEEILKDYQIFDIRNKSEWRESGVIEGAVLLSFNLSNGSPNPDFIKEFQRLRDESKTQALVCASGFRSAAAANLIKAKLGIDTINLKGGMHALLDEGYKSVPYRGQDLV; from the coding sequence ATGATTCAAAGCGTAATGATTAGCGAGGAAATTTTAAAGGATTATCAGATCTTTGATATACGCAATAAAAGCGAATGGAGAGAAAGCGGAGTGATAGAAGGAGCCGTGCTTTTAAGCTTTAACCTAAGCAATGGCTCGCCAAATCCAGATTTTATCAAAGAATTTCAAAGACTAAGAGATGAAAGTAAAACTCAAGCCCTTGTGTGTGCAAGTGGCTTTCGCTCCGCTGCTGCAGCAAATTTAATCAAAGCAAAACTTGGTATAGACACAATCAATCTTAAAGGCGGAATGCACGCCTTGCTTGATGAGGGCTATAAAAGTGTGCCTTATAGAGGGCAGGATTTAGTATGA
- a CDS encoding cytochrome-c peroxidase: MKKSISLLSALILSSSLSAASLVEEAKSFNLLPLPQNQAEVDLVLKENGLEASKFSVEKADLGKKLYFEPRLSKSGIISCNTCHNLGLGGTDGVSAAVGHKWASNPHHLNSPTVYNSVLNTTQFWDGRAKTLADQAKGPIEAEPEMATPAKLAVEKISSLPEYVSEFKKIYGRSGVNFDNIADAIANFERTLITPSRYDKFLRGDEKALTKEEQAGLKLFIDKGCVSCHNGINLGGSMQAFEVASQYKFANLGDFKGDENGLVKTPTLRNIAQTAPYFHNGAIWSLQEAIKEMGSVQLGIAISNKEAKSIEKFLHALSGEKPQISYPQLPASTDKTPKPQL; encoded by the coding sequence ATGAAAAAGAGTATTTCTCTCTTGTCTGCATTGATACTCAGCTCAAGCTTGAGTGCAGCATCTTTAGTTGAGGAAGCCAAAAGCTTCAATCTCTTACCCCTACCGCAAAATCAAGCCGAAGTTGATCTTGTGCTTAAAGAAAACGGCTTAGAAGCAAGTAAATTTAGCGTAGAAAAAGCCGATCTTGGCAAAAAGTTGTATTTTGAGCCTAGACTTTCAAAAAGCGGTATCATTTCTTGCAATACCTGTCATAACTTAGGCTTAGGTGGAACAGACGGCGTTTCAGCAGCTGTTGGGCATAAATGGGCGAGCAACCCTCATCACCTTAACTCTCCAACGGTGTATAATTCAGTGCTTAACACAACACAATTTTGGGACGGAAGAGCTAAAACTCTAGCCGATCAAGCCAAAGGACCTATCGAGGCTGAACCTGAAATGGCAACTCCAGCTAAACTTGCTGTAGAAAAAATTTCATCTTTGCCTGAATATGTAAGCGAATTTAAAAAGATTTACGGCAGAAGTGGCGTTAATTTTGATAATATCGCTGATGCGATAGCTAATTTTGAGCGAACCCTCATCACTCCATCTCGTTATGATAAGTTCTTAAGAGGCGATGAAAAGGCTTTGACTAAGGAAGAGCAAGCTGGACTTAAACTTTTTATCGATAAAGGCTGCGTAAGCTGTCATAATGGTATAAATTTGGGCGGCTCTATGCAAGCATTTGAAGTAGCTAGTCAGTATAAATTCGCAAATCTTGGGGATTTTAAAGGCGATGAAAACGGACTTGTAAAAACTCCAACTTTAAGAAATATCGCCCAGACAGCTCCGTATTTTCACAATGGAGCCATTTGGTCTTTGCAAGAAGCGATCAAAGAAATGGGTAGCGTGCAACTTGGCATAGCCATTAGCAACAAAGAAGCTAAAAGTATAGAAAAATTCCTCCATGCTTTAAGCGGAGAAAAACCACAAATTTCTTATCCTCAGCTTCCAGCATCAACTGATAAAACACCAAAACCTCAGCTTTAA
- a CDS encoding Na/Pi cotransporter family protein, with amino-acid sequence MVILAYILVVFSQLATILAGVAILLIGMMNLSTGFKAFGGGFLEKILAKFTDTKLKSTSFGAISTLIMQSSSLVSVITISFLSAGLITLVQGIGIIFGANLGNTASSWIIVGLTSTKISTLAVPLIVIGVLLYFQQDSLFKGLGSIFIGIGFFFLGVDYIKNGFENVKEILNLARFNFEGFKGILIFAALGALLTGVIQSSTATIALIISALLSEQISYENALAATLGTSVGGVVTALLASLGTNIEGKKLAFANCIFNFAIAIIVLAVFPYFVRLVDLIASLLHISQDNLTLKTALFHTLFNLIAIIIFTPYSEKIVRYLNKKIKAPKDKNKDKPLYLDENLIKYSDTAIAALEKESMHLYENTSTIIIYTIGLSRGDIGGTKSFDEIIKAKKWVNKNVDLDYLYKSKIKVLFEAIIDFSTKVQLYVDDEAKNNRIFQLKLAAKHLSEASKNLKIIQGNMKKYANSNNPDLASQYHFMRINLGELLRSIEELRKVDEEKAYLIVKNFEKAKIMLKEVDNESLKQIENLISKGKISTAEGISILNDTAFSAQIAQEIIEAIEIIFTKDEWEKK; translated from the coding sequence ATGGTGATTTTAGCCTATATTTTGGTGGTATTTTCTCAACTTGCAACGATTTTGGCTGGGGTGGCGATCTTACTCATCGGTATGATGAATTTAAGCACTGGTTTTAAGGCTTTTGGTGGTGGTTTTCTTGAAAAAATTCTTGCTAAATTTACAGATACTAAGCTTAAAAGCACTTCTTTTGGGGCTATTAGCACGCTTATTATGCAGTCTTCTTCTTTGGTTTCTGTCATTACTATCTCTTTTCTTTCAGCTGGACTTATCACACTTGTGCAAGGCATTGGCATTATATTTGGTGCAAATTTAGGCAACACAGCAAGTTCATGGATCATCGTGGGCTTAACTAGCACTAAAATTTCTACACTTGCTGTGCCTTTGATCGTGATTGGGGTTTTGCTGTATTTTCAACAAGATAGCTTGTTTAAGGGCTTGGGTTCGATTTTTATTGGTATTGGTTTTTTCTTTTTGGGTGTGGATTATATCAAAAATGGCTTTGAAAATGTGAAAGAAATTTTAAATTTAGCTCGTTTTAATTTTGAAGGCTTTAAAGGCATTCTCATTTTTGCAGCACTTGGAGCCTTGCTTACTGGCGTGATACAATCAAGCACAGCAACAATAGCTCTTATCATCTCAGCCCTACTTTCAGAGCAAATCAGCTACGAAAACGCCCTAGCAGCCACACTTGGCACAAGTGTAGGTGGCGTCGTTACCGCACTCTTAGCCTCGCTTGGCACAAATATAGAAGGCAAAAAACTTGCTTTTGCAAACTGCATTTTTAACTTTGCTATCGCTATCATCGTGCTGGCGGTTTTTCCGTATTTTGTGCGTTTGGTTGATCTTATCGCTAGCTTACTTCATATCTCACAAGACAATCTTACGCTTAAAACAGCTTTATTTCATACCTTGTTTAACCTCATCGCGATCATCATCTTTACGCCTTATAGTGAAAAAATCGTCCGCTATCTTAACAAAAAAATCAAAGCACCAAAAGACAAAAACAAAGACAAGCCACTTTATCTTGATGAAAATTTGATTAAGTATAGCGACACAGCCATTGCTGCCCTTGAAAAAGAAAGTATGCATTTGTATGAAAACACCTCAACAATCATCATCTATACCATAGGCTTAAGTCGTGGCGATATAGGAGGCACAAAGAGTTTTGATGAGATTATCAAGGCTAAAAAATGGGTGAATAAAAATGTGGATTTGGATTATTTATACAAAAGCAAGATTAAGGTGCTTTTTGAAGCCATTATCGACTTTTCAACAAAAGTGCAACTTTATGTTGATGATGAAGCCAAAAATAATAGAATTTTCCAGCTCAAACTCGCCGCTAAACACCTCAGTGAAGCAAGTAAAAATCTTAAAATCATTCAAGGCAATATGAAAAAATACGCTAATTCAAACAACCCTGATCTAGCTTCGCAGTATCATTTTATGAGGATTAACCTAGGCGAGCTTTTAAGAAGTATTGAAGAGTTAAGAAAAGTCGATGAAGAAAAGGCGTATTTGATCGTTAAAAACTTTGAAAAAGCCAAAATTATGCTTAAAGAAGTGGATAATGAGTCTTTAAAACAGATCGAAAATCTCATCTCAAAAGGCAAAATTAGCACCGCAGAAGGCATTTCTATACTCAATGATACAGCCTTTAGCGCACAAATAGCCCAAGAGATCATCGAAGCTATAGAAATCATCTTTACCAAAGATGAGTGGGAGAAAAAATAA
- a CDS encoding TonB-dependent receptor domain-containing protein, protein MARGGGAINIITKKNKTPQASISFKEQIFDSGNASSHLNLNFSNQISQNLAFSANISGFGGEGYRDGDKDNGFYAKTKLYVDIDDRQSLNFGFGYFKDSTKNTSAITKAQAEDNPKQRGSTNNSYNITRPEFNTEYKVSLSDIWDINAQAFWQKQQVDIAEGDTGLFSSGNFEDSVQGISLKSKIDYMQNSYFVFGYNFERHKSVTFSNSFSNIWADDRKDTHSIFALDSHQFNDFFVLSGGARYEYAKYDQSSRGASSTTGVQTYRSVFDTNSNNFALELTPSFAYSDTGRFYAKYERGYISPTPYQFRQSRRVMVGGTATTQYSMNDNLKSETYDTYELGMSDYLFGFYGLDIALYYTQSKDEITSRSSGSNFHLSQNGFGFYNLDKTIRYGVDINARQDFDGFSFYENFSYVDARISGGDLDKKRIPFVSAYKVSVGADYEIISDLRVFADLIYASKAREDQNNQYWIKEHFVTDIGATYTYEKLSVFAGVKNLFDYKYYLSQSTSTMQGVTTTSVLPADGRNYYVEFKYKF, encoded by the coding sequence ATGGCACGAGGGGGGGGGGCAATTAACATCATTACTAAGAAAAACAAAACCCCTCAAGCTTCTATAAGTTTTAAAGAACAAATTTTTGATAGCGGTAATGCTTCTTCTCATCTTAATCTAAACTTTTCAAATCAAATCAGTCAAAATTTAGCTTTTTCAGCCAATATCAGTGGCTTTGGCGGAGAAGGTTATAGAGATGGCGATAAAGATAATGGCTTTTATGCAAAAACAAAGCTTTATGTTGATATAGATGATAGACAAAGCTTGAATTTTGGTTTTGGGTATTTTAAGGATAGCACAAAAAATACATCCGCAATCACAAAGGCTCAAGCTGAAGACAATCCTAAGCAAAGAGGAAGCACAAACAACTCTTATAACATTACTCGCCCAGAGTTTAATACTGAATATAAAGTTAGTCTAAGTGATATATGGGATATTAACGCACAAGCGTTTTGGCAAAAACAACAAGTTGATATCGCAGAAGGTGATACCGGTCTTTTTAGTAGTGGAAATTTTGAAGATAGCGTGCAAGGCATAAGCCTTAAATCAAAGATTGATTATATGCAAAATTCATATTTTGTCTTTGGATATAACTTTGAGCGACACAAATCAGTTACCTTTAGTAATAGCTTTTCAAATATTTGGGCTGATGATAGAAAGGATACACATTCTATCTTTGCTCTTGACTCACATCAGTTTAATGATTTTTTTGTATTAAGTGGTGGGGCAAGATATGAGTATGCAAAATACGATCAATCAAGTAGAGGTGCAAGCTCAACTACAGGCGTGCAAACTTATAGAAGTGTTTTTGATACAAATAGCAACAACTTTGCTTTAGAGCTTACTCCAAGTTTTGCTTACTCTGACACTGGACGTTTTTATGCTAAATATGAACGAGGCTATATCTCACCAACACCTTATCAGTTTAGACAAAGTAGAAGGGTAATGGTAGGGGGTACTGCAACAACGCAATATTCAATGAATGATAATTTAAAATCAGAAACTTATGATACTTATGAACTTGGAATGAGCGATTATCTTTTTGGTTTTTATGGGCTTGATATCGCACTTTATTATACTCAAAGCAAAGATGAGATCACCTCAAGATCAAGCGGTTCAAATTTCCACTTATCTCAAAATGGCTTTGGTTTTTACAATCTTGACAAAACAATCCGCTATGGTGTAGATATCAACGCTAGACAAGACTTTGACGGCTTTAGTTTTTATGAGAATTTCTCTTATGTTGATGCGCGTATTTCAGGAGGGGATTTAGACAAGAAAAGAATTCCTTTTGTTTCAGCTTATAAGGTAAGTGTTGGAGCTGATTATGAGATCATTAGTGATTTAAGAGTGTTTGCTGACTTGATCTATGCTTCAAAAGCAAGAGAGGATCAAAATAATCAATACTGGATCAAAGAACATTTTGTTACTGATATAGGAGCAACTTATACTTATGAGAAGCTTAGCGTTTTTGCAGGTGTGAAAAATCTCTTTGATTATAAATACTATCTTTCACAAAGTACAAGCACCATGCAAGGTGTTACTACAACTTCAGTCTTGCCAGCTGATGGCAGAAATTATTATGTAGAGTTTAAATACAAATTCTAA